A single window of Pristis pectinata isolate sPriPec2 chromosome 8, sPriPec2.1.pri, whole genome shotgun sequence DNA harbors:
- the rps2 gene encoding 40S ribosomal protein S2 has product MADDAGGRGGFRGGFGSGGRGRGRGRGRGRGRGRGARGGKAEDKEWVPVTKLGRLVKDMKIKTLEEIYLFSLPIKESEIIDFFLGSALKDEVLKIMPVQKQTRAGQRTRFKAFVAIGDYNGHVGLGVKCSKEVATAIRGAIILAKLSIIPVRRGYWGNKIGKPHTVPCKVTGRCGSVLVRLIPAPRGTGIVSAPVPKKLLQMAGIDDCYTSARGCTATLGNFAKATFDAISKTYSYLTPDLWKETVFTKAPYQEFTDHLAKTHTRVSVQRSQSAVAPAT; this is encoded by the exons ATGGCGGACGACGCCGGTGGTAGAGGAGGATTTCGTGGTGGCTTCGGCTCTGGCGGCCGTGGGCGTGGTCGAGGCCGTGGTAGGGGTCGTGGCAGAGGCCGGGGTGCTCGTGGTGGTAAGGCTGAAGATAAGGAA TGGGTGCCAGTAACAAAGCTTGGGCGTTTGGTGAAAGATATGAAGATCAAGACACTGGAAGAAATTTACCTTTTTTCCCTTCCTATTAAG GAGTCTGAAATCATTGACTTCTTCCTGGGATCAGCCTTGAAGGATGAAGTTCTCAAGATCATGCCTGTGCAGAAACAAACCCGTGCTGGTCAACGCACGAGATTCAAA gcttttgttgCTATTGGAGACTATAATGGCCATGTTGGATTGGGTGTCAAGTGTTCAAAAGAAGTGGCCACTGCCATTCGAGGAGCTATCATTCTGGCAAAACTGTCAATCATTCCTGTACGACGTGGTTACTGGGGTAACAAAATTGGAAAACCACATACTGTACCTTGCAAG GTAACTGGCCGATGTGGTTCAGTTTTGGTCCGTCTGATCCCTGCTCCCCGTGGTACTGGTATAGTCTCGGCCCCTGTACCCAAGAAACTACTCCAGATGGCTGGTATTGATGATTGCTACACCTCAGCCAGAGGCTGCACAGCTACACTGGGCAACTTTG CTAAAGCTACCTTTGATGCCATCTCTAAGACTTACAGCTATCTGACCCCAGATCTTTGGAAAGAGACTGTATTTACCAAGGCTCCTTACCAG GAGTTCACTGATCACCTGGCCAAAACTCACACCCGTGTGTCTGTTCAAAGGTCCCAGTCTGCTGTTGCTCCAGCAACATAA